A DNA window from Impatiens glandulifera chromosome 7, dImpGla2.1, whole genome shotgun sequence contains the following coding sequences:
- the LOC124944582 gene encoding pentatricopeptide repeat-containing protein At4g19440, chloroplastic-like, with protein MLTIRASMNFRRLSITKHIPFFSHITTNLASLTYSANQPQRYQEQQQPPGRCDQHPSSLQQNQQSHSHDLGFLKLVTSILSNSSLDRSKCVDILTRFSPLQFDSLFLDIFYSVNPKTVLNFFYVASDSYGFRFTLRSYCTLISLLTFTNLNESARLLLIRLIDRKLPVFFNNTDNRHIEIATALADLSLTSKKSTNVKTFDLLIHVYCTQFRTVGFDIAVNVFELLANRGIFPSVKTCNFLLNSLVKANELQKSYRVFELTCQGVSPDVYLFSTAINAYCKGGNVNHALGLLSSMEETDISPNVVTYNSIINGLCKNGELTEALKLKETMTSKGINPSLRTYGVLIDGFVNIGKIDEANFVLDELLAKGFVANEVIYNTLIKGYCVAGNINKVLKLVDLMAAKGLSTNSVTLNTLIQGYCKCNSIEEAESLLDKMLSEGFHVNPGSFSSVISMLCANFRIDSALRVTREMLFRNMRPNGGLLTVIVCELCKEGKHSEAVKIWFDLQEKGFPPNTQMSNALIHGLCESRNIPEAVRFLKEMIERGLELDRITYNTLIFACSKQGRIEEGLKLKEDMLKKGFQPDMFTYNILINGLCNTGEMDKALLLWNECKGSHLNMDNHMYSVMIDGYCKLENIKEARRLFDELLQKNLELNVVVYNTLIKAYCKDGNMIEALELFDDMRTKSILPTLFTYSSLIHGFCNIGKIEDAKNLIIVMRKEGLLPNVVCYTALIGGYCKLGQMDQVRNVLHEMLFYGIHPNKITYTVMIDGYSKIGDTREARKLLAQMMVKGIVPDRVTYNALTDGFCKEGNVEEGYEVTNQMSLMGVTSDEITFTTLIDGWKHQSTISSEE; from the coding sequence ATGCTTACAATACGTGCATCAATGAATTTTAGAAGGCTGTCGATCACTAAACATATCCCCTTCTTCTCTCATATCACCACCAATTTAGCTTCACTCACTTACAGTGCCAACCAACCTCAACGCTACCAGGAACAGCAGCAACCACCCGGACGATGCGATCAACATCCGTCGTCATTGCAGCAAAACCAGCAATCCCATTCGCATGATTTGGGTTTCCTTAAATTGGTAACTTCAATCCTATCAAATAGTTCACTAGATAGGTCCAAATGTGTAGACATTCTCACCCGTTTTTCTCCATTACAATTCGACAGTCTGTTCTTAGACATTTTTTATTCTGTCAATCCCAAGACGGTCTTGAATTTCTTTTATGTAGCTTCGGATTCCTATGGATTTCGCTTCACTTTAAGATCCTACTGCACTTTGATTAGTTTGCTTACGTTTACAAATCTGAATGAGTCGGCTAGGTTACTATTGATTCGGCTTATTgatagaaagcttccggttttttttaataacacaGACAACAGACATATAGAGATAGCAACCGCATTGGCTGATCTCAGTTTGACGAGTAAGAAGTCAACCAATGTAAAGACATTTGATTTGTTGATACATGTTTATTGCACTCAATTCAGAACTGTAGGATTTGACATAGCAGTTAATGTATTCGAACTTTTGGCAAATAGGGGTATCTTCCCTTCGGTAAAGACTTGCAATTTCCTTTTGAATTCTCTCGTGAAGGCCAATGAACTTCAGAAGAGTTATCGGGTATTTGAGTTAACTTGCCAAGGGGTGTCTCCAGATGTTTACTTATTTAGTACTGCGATAAATGCATATTGTAAAGGTGGGAATGTTAATCATGCATTGGGATTGCTTTCGAGCATGGAAGAAACAGACATTTCCCCTAATGTTGTTACATATAACAGTATCATAAATGGCCTATGCAAGAATGGGGAATTGACTGAGGCCTTGAAGCTGAAGGAGACAATGACAAGCAAAGGAATCAACCCTAGTCTCAGAACATATGGTGTGCTCATTGATGGGTTTGTCAATATAGGGAAGATTGACGAAGCAAATTTTGTTTTGGACGAATTGTTGGCAAAGGGCTTTGTAGCAAATGAAGTCATCTATAATACGTTGATAAAAGGATATTGTGTGGCGGGTAACATTAACAAAGTCTTGAAGTTAGTTGATTTAATGGCTGCAAAAGGGTTATCTACAAACTCAGTGACCTTAAATACACTCATCCAAGGATATTGTAAGTGTAATTCGATAGAAGAAGCAGAGTCACTTTTAGATAAGATGTTATCAGAGGGATTCCACGTAAATCCTGGTTCCTTCAGTTCAGTTATTAGTATGCTTTGTGCAAATTTCAGGATTGATTCTGCATTAAGAGTCACTAGGGAAATGTTATTTAGGAACATGAGGCCAAACGGTGGGTTACTAACCGTAATCGTTTGTGAGCTTTGTAAGGAGGGGAAGCATTCAGAGGCTGTTAAGATCTGGTTTGATCTTCAGGAAAAAGGATTTCCTCCAAATACGCAAATGTCCAATGCTCTTATCCATGGCCTTTGTGAATCTAGAAACATACCTGAGGCTGTTAGATTTCTGAAGGAGATGATAGAACGTGGACTGGAATTGGACAGGATCACATATAACACACTTATTTTTGCTTGCTCGAAACAAGGGAGAATCGAAGAAGGTTTGAAGCTAAAGGAAGACATGTTAAAGAAAGGCTTTCAACCCGATATGTTTACCTACAATATACTGATAAACGGGCTTTGTAATACAGGCGAGATGGATAAAGCTCTGTTACTCTGGAATGAGTGCAAAGGGAGTCATCTAAACATGGACAATCATATGTATTCTGTTATGATAGATGGTTATTGCAAATTGGAGAATATTAAGGAGGCAAGACGTCTTTTCGATGAGCTATTGCAGAAGAATCTTGAGCTAAACGTTGTTGTCTATAACACTCTAATTAAGGCATACTGTAAAGATGGTAATATGATAGAAGCTCTTGAACTTTTTGATGATATGAGAACTAAAAGCATTCTGCCTACCCTTTTTACATACTCTTCCTTAATTCATGGGTTTTGCAATATTGGCAAAATTGAAGATGCGAAGAATCTAATTATTGTAATGAGGAAGGAGGGACTGTTGCCGAATGTGGTTTGTTATACAGCTCTTATAGGAGGTTATTGTAAGCTAGGTCAGATGGATCAAGTGAGAAATGTGTTGCATGAGATGTTGTTTTATGGCATTCATCCGAATAAGATCACGTATACTGTCATGATCGATGGATACAGCAAGATAGGGGATACTAGGGAAGCAAGGAAATTACTTGCTCAAATGATGGTTAAGGGAATTGTCCCTGATAGAGTCACTTATAATGCATTGACAGATGGGTTCTGCAAGGAAGGAAATGTAGAAGAAGGCTATGAAGTGACCAATCAAATGTCACTCATGGGAGTGACATCGGATGAAATCACATTCACAACGTTAATCGATGGATGGAAGCATCAGTCAACCATTTCCAGTGAAGAATGA
- the LOC124910087 gene encoding 60S ribosomal protein L14-2-like: MRRASRFGHEPRFVNKNLIEALVDAPDMVRTQMNFKRLSLTVPQKKTLIAAMEAADVKNKWENSLLGRKLTVQKRRVVLNDFDRFKIMLALIKRAGVVRQEFAKLKKSSVTAKQDISIVFKMTKN, from the exons atgcgaagggcttctcgttttGGACATGAACCTCGTTTTGTGAACAAAAACCTTATAGAg GCTCTTGTAGATGCTCCTGATATGGTTCGAACCCAAATGAATTTCAAAAGACTTTCATTAACAGTTCCTCAGAAGAAGACTTTAATTGCTGCTATGGAGGCTGCTGATGTCAAGAACAAATGGGAGAACAGTTTGTTGGGTAGGAAGTTGACTGTTCAGAAGAGAAGAGTTGTACTAAACGATTTTGACAGATTCAAGATTATGTTGGCTTTAATCAAG AGAGCTGGAGTTGTCAGGCAAGAGTTTGCAAAGCTCAAGAAGAGTTCAGTTACGGCTAAACAAGATATTTCTATAGTTTTCAAGATGacaaagaattaa